The following nucleotide sequence is from Acinetobacter equi.
TTATAGAAAATAAGAGAAATAGGGATAGCTAATAACATATAGATTTTATGATCAATATATTGATAAGCTAAAATAAATAATAAAATTTTTACAATAAGTTCTATAATTTGTAAATTAAATAAAATAGAACTCTTTCGTTTTGCAATTAAAAATGCAGAACTCGGAGGATTACAAAATATTGCCCAGTAACCTAAAGCTAAAATTTTAAAATATAATGAAATTCCAATCCATTCTTGTCCAAAAATAAATAAATATAAGGACTCAGGAACAATAAAAAATAAAGCAAAAAATGGTAATGATACCAAACTTAAAATTACACTACTTTTAAATGCTTCATATGCTGAATCTTGATTTTTAAACTTACGTATAAAAAATTGCCGTATTGTTTGTGACATTAAATTTATAGGTACACGTAATGTTCGCTCAACAATTGAATAGAAACCAACAGCTTGATAACCAATAAAATGTGAAACAATATAGTATGGTAAATTATGTGAAAAACTATTTAGTAGCGCATGTGGTGTATTAGAAAATATAAAATCTTTATAATTTTTAACACCATACCAACTAAACTGATATAAATGTTGTTTTAATATATAAATTAAAAGAATAAATATTAAAAATAATGAGCTAATTGAGTAACTTACAACCAAAGTTACACTCATCATTAAAGGCAAAATAAGTTGTATTAAAACAACAACTAAGCTTCTTAAAATATTTAAACCCGCACAAAAAAATTCAGCTTCATGTGAAAATTTATAATTATATAATCCTTGAATTAAAGTATTAAAAAAAATTCCTGCACAGATTGCTAAAACCATTTGAGCATCGAAAAAGAAACTTAAAATGCTAGCAAAAATAATACAAAAAATTAAAGAAAAAACAGAGCTTTCAAACATCAAACCTTTTTGATGTTTATCGTCTGCAACTAATAATGCTTGATCCAAACGTAAATTTGCAATTGTAGAGAGAACACTCACAACTGCTAAAACAACACCGTATTCACCGAAATCTTGAACAGAATATAGTCGCGTTAAAAAAGGAAGTGCGATAAATGTAATTATCGCACCAACTAAAAGACTGGAACTAATTAATCCAATCGATTTATATTTTTCCGCAAGCTTCCGTATGCTCATGTCAAGTTTTTAACATACCACTGCATTGCTAATTCAATACCAGCATCAATACGATATTGAGGTGCATAACCTAATAGAGTTTGGATTTTTCCAATACTTGCTTGAGAGTGACGGACATCACCAGCTCTAAATTCACGATAAATTACCTTTTTAGGATAATTTACATCATTTTTTGCTAATGCTGTTTGAATTGCATTGAATAAATCATTTAATGTCGTACGGTCACCTACGGCAACATTATAAACTTGATTTTTTGCATCTTCATTTACAGTCGTTGCAGCTAAAATATTGGCTTGAACAGTATTATCAATAAAACAGAAATCGCGACTAGTTTCACCATCACCATTAATAAAAACATCTTCGCCAGCAATCATTGAGGCTGTCCATTTTGGAATAACAGCAGCATATGCGCCATTTGGATCTTGACGCTGTCCAAAAACATTAAAATAACGTAATCCTATAGATTTAAATCCATAGCATCGTGCAAAAACATCAGCATATAATTCATTCACATACTTAGTAACTGCATAAGGAGAAAGTGGATTACCAATATTTTCTTCGAGTTTAGGTAATGCAGGATGATCCCCATATGTTGAACTACTTGCAGCATAAGTAAAGCTTTTTACATGAGCATCACGTGCTGCTGTCAACATATTTAAAAAACCACTGATATTTGTTTCATTTGTCGTAATTGGATCAGCTATTGAACGTGGTACTGAACCTAAAGCAGCTTGATGTAAAACATAGTCCACACCAGTACATGATTTTGTACAATCATCAAATTTACGTATATCCCCTTCATGGAAAATAAAATTTTCCCATTGCTGAGGTGAAACTAAGGCTTTAACTTCATCTAAGTTATGTTGATGACCTGTTGCAAAATTATCTAAACCAATTACTTTTTGATCTAGCTTTAATAAAGTTTCAAGTAAATTTGAGCCAATAAAACCTGCTACACCTGTAATTAACCATGTTTTAGGAGCTTGTTTTAGCTGCCCATAAACCACTTCATATTGGTTCATTTTTTTATTCCTAAGCTCTATATTTTAATTACAAACGAATATCAGATTCAGTCTGATCCAACACATACTTTAAATCATATAAAACATGGTTTTCTTTGCCTAAAGCACGAATTTTTTCCGCACCTAGCGCTACAAACTGTTCATGTGCTACAGCCAAAATAACTGCATCGTATAAACCACTTTCTAAATTATCAGTCATACGAATGCCATATTCATGCTCAGCTTCATTTGCATCAACCCAAGGATCATAAATATCAACATCAATATGATATTCCTGAAGCTCTTTAACAATATCAATAATTTTAGTATTACGAATATCTGGACAATTTTCTTTGAAACTTAAACCTAAAACGAGAACTTTAGCACCTTCAACTTGAATACGTTTTTTCACCATACTTTTTACAAGTTGTGTGACTACATAAGCACCCATTGCATCATTTAAACGCCGACCCGCCAAAATAATTTCAGGATGATAACCTATCGCTTGTGCTTTATACGTTAAATAATATGGATCTACACCAATACAATGCCCACCCACTAAACCTGGACGGAACGGTAAGAAATTCCACTTCGTTCCCGCAGCTTTTAATACCGCTTCAGTATCAATTCCCATTTTATTGAAAATTAAAGCAAGCTCATTGATTAATGCAATATTGACATCACGCTGTGTGTTTTCAATTACTTTCGCTGCTTCAGCGACTTTAATACTTTCTGCTTTATGCGTACCAGCTTCAATAATTAGGTTATAAACTTGATCGATATATTCAGCAATTTCAGGCGTAGATCCTGAAGTAATTTTTAAAATATTATTTACTCGGTGTAATTTATCACCAGGATTAATACGTTCTGGACTATAACCTGCATAAAAATCTTGGTTAAACTTTAAACCTGATACATTTTCTAAAACAGGAATACAAACTTCTTCTGTTGCACCTGGATAAACTGTAGATTCATAAACAACAATATCACCTTGATTAAGTACTTGCCCAATAGTTTGAGATGCCTTAACCAAAGGAGTTAAATCAGGTTGTTTAAATTCATCGATAGGTGTTGGAACTGTAACAATAAAAAAGTTACATCCCTTTAATTCTTCTAAATTTGAGCTATAACTAAGTTGAGTTGCTTGAGCTAACTCTTCAGGAGATACTTCCAATGTATGATCTTGGCCAGATTTTAGTTCATCAATACGTTTTTGATGAATATCAAAGCCAACAACTGGCACTTTTTTACCAAACTCCACGGCCAAAGGTAGACCAACATATCCCAATCCAATAATTGCGATTCTTAGTTCAGAGAGTTGTGACATTGCAGAGCCTTATAATTTAGGATTTAACCTTATAAAAACGGGTATATTCTAACAGAAAATACTTTCTATTTCTGTTTTCCTATTTTGAATTTGACATAGATTAATACATTTATAATTCTACTTTTCATAAACTATTTTCTATGTATTCAGCGAATTCATATTCTATGAATTTAGTATTTGCACCTCATTTTAATTATTTATTTTAAAATCAAGCACAAATACTTAAGTTTTATTTTTTTTAAATAAAACACTCACTTTTGTAATATTATGTGATAAATTTAACAAAATTCAAGAGATTTTTCTTTTATTTATTAGGAAAAATTAATAATTTATACTTTTTAAACAAATAAAAGTTATTTGCAAATGACATAAAATGGGTATTATCGTGAAAATAAGGCGATATTTAGCATGCTTAGTATTAAGTAACACACTAACTGCTTGTGCAATAACATCGGGCCTACAAACATCGGACTTAAAACATGATGGACTGTTTAAAACTGAATTAGGTACCGAAGTTAATATTATTAAAATTACCCAAGATTCCATTCTCAAACTAGAGCCTTCGGAAGTAAATTTACACCATAAATATGCCCATCTTTTTGATATAGATCACACTATTTATGATTTAAATCCAGGTGATATTCTTTCTATTTATTTATGGGCATATCCAGAAATCACACCGCCAACCAATGTAGTAAGCACAGAACAAGCAATTCAAGCTTCTGGCTATCAAATTGATCAAAATGGTTATATTCACTTTCCAATCGTTGGTCGTTATAAAGCAGCTGGAAAATCATTGACACAAGTGAGCTATGAATTACAGCAAAAGCTTGCTCAATATTTAAAAACACCAGATGTTATTGTCCGAGTACTTTCATATCAAGGAAAGCGCTTTTCTGTTCAAGGTAACGTACAAAAAAGTGGTCAATATGCTTTAACCGATCAACCAATCAGCCTATATACCGCATTAGGCATGGCGGGTGGAGTAAATAACCAATATGGTGCAAATACATCAATAAATCTCATTCGTAATCGTCATGTTTATACGCTTAATAATATTCAACTTGAAAATGTGGGTTTGTCATTAAATCGTTTACTCATCCAGCCTAATGACACCATTTACGTCAATTCAAAAGACAATCAAAAGATTTACATCATGGGTGAAGCTGGTCGTAATCAAGCTCTATCTTTACGTGATCAAGGTATGTCTTTAAGCGATGTTATTGGTGAAAGTTTAGGCTTAAATGCGATGTCTGCAAATCGAAGTAAAGTCTATGTTGTGCGCAATAATCAAAATGAAAATTTAACAGAAGTCTATCATCTAGATTTAAGCAGTATTGCTGATTTCGGCTTAGCCAATAAATTTACTATGCAAAGCAATGACATTGTGTACATTGATGTTGCAGGACTTGCCCGTTGGCAACGTGTCATCAATCAAATGCTACCTTTTTCAAATATTATTTATAATGTTGATCGATTGGGGCAGTAATGCAATTTGCTCATATTCTCATTGTCTGCCAAGGAAATATTTGCAGAAGCCCTATGGCAGAATATTTCCTAAAAAAAATTCGTCCAGATTTACAAATAGTATCTGCTGGAATTATGGGCTTAATTGAACATGGTGCTGATGACAAAGCGATGATCAGCATGCAACAAGAAGATATTGATCTTCAAAATCATAAATCACAAAAACTAAATCTTGCACTCATAAAAAATGCAGATCTTATTTTAGTGATGAGTACAGACCAAAAACAATATATTGAAAAAACATGGCCTTTTGCTAAAGGAAAAGTTTTCCGACTAGGTCATTGGCGTGATATCGACATTGTAGATCCTTACCAACAAAATCAGGCCGTATTTAATGAGACTTGTCGATTAATTAAATACTGTGTTGATGATTGGAAAAATGCAATTTAATGAAAAGTAAGAATTAGTTATGAACACAAAACAAAATATTGAAGATCATATAGATTTAAAAGAACTATTTTTTTCAATCATCGCTCATTGGCTTTTAATTTTAATTTGTATTGTTCTCAGCCTTTTTATTGCCCTAATGTATTTGAGAGTGACTCCAAATATCTATTCGGTCAATGCATTGGTACAAGTTGAAGAGAAAAAAGGAACTTCTGCTGCACTATTGGGAGATCTATCAAATATCGTTGATCAGAAACAGCCCGCCCAAACAGAAATTGAAATTCTAAAATCGCGATTGGTTTTAGGAGATGTTATTCGCCATTTAAATTTAGATATTGCAATTACAGGTGATAAAACATCACTTCTTGATAGATTAATACATAAAAATCAATATATAACTGAATATCATGCACAATCTATTATTTTTAATGATGATAAGAAATCATTTCGTATTCAAAAGTTTATTATTCCTGAAAAATATTTAGATCATCCTCTAGAAATTCATTTTAAAGATAATGTTTTTAGTTTATATGACACAGAAACTGAAACAAAACTTATTCAACTTCCTTTAAATCAGGATCATATTACTCGAACAGTAGATGGCGAATGGCATCTTTCTATTTATACGTCAGATCATCATAATTCTTCTTACTTTATTACGAAGAAATCTTTTCCACGCGCAATTAATGATATTTTGGGTCATTTTAGTGTTGCTGAAAAAGGGAAATTGACAGGTATATTGAATTTACAATATCGTGGTGAAAATAGAGAACATATCACAAAGGTATTAAATTCCATTCTAAGTGCATATAACAAACAAAATATTGACCGTCGTACAGCTGAAACTGCCCAAACATTAAAGTTTTTAGATGAAAAATTACCTATATTATTGAATGAATTGATGGTCGCAGAACGCCAATTTAACGAATTTCGTGAAAAAAATAATACAATTGATATTACAAAAGAATCTGAACTTTATCTTACTCAAAGCATGCAGTTAGATACTCAAAGAGCTAAACTTCTTCAACAAGTTGCTGAAGCATCTTCAAAATATACGGATGCTCATCCAGTAATGCAGCAAATGAATGCTCAATTAACAGCGTTAAATCAAAAAATAGCTGAATTAGATGGTGTTTTGAAAAAACTACCAGATTTACAACATCAATATTTACAACTTTTCCGTGAGGTAGAAGTTAAACAACAACTTTATACATCTCTGCTTAACTCATCTCAACAACTTGCTATTGCTAAAGCTGGAGAAATTGGTAATGTCCGAATTATTGATACAGCTATTGATCCCATTACACCAATCAAACCATCAAAGCTAACCATTATTGTATTATCTATTTTTATTGGTGGATTTATTGGCATAATGATTGCCATATTACGTAACTTCTTACGTAATGGAATCAAAGATGCACAACAAATTGAAAATACATTCGATATTCCAGTGTATGCAACTGTACCAAGATCAAAAACACAGCTAAATTGGGTAAAACTACGTAAACATAAAAAAAATCAAGTCATTCCAATATTGGCAGTCCAAAATAGCACTGATATTGCAATTGAAAGTTTACGTAGCATGCGTACCGCTCTTCATGTCGCATCAAAAACTGCTAAAAATAATATCATTATGATTACAGGCCCTGCCCCAGAAGTTGGCAAATCATTTACTTCAACAAATCTAGCTGTAATTCTTGCACAAGGTAAAAAGCGAGTTTTAATTATCGATGCAGATATGCGTCGTGGAAACTTAGATCAATACTTTAATATGATAAATCAACCAGGTTTAGCAGAATATCTGAATAATCAGCTTGAGCTTGGCTGTGTCACAAGAAAAACAAATATTGAAAATTTAGATTTAATTACGCGAGGAAAAAGCCCTCATAATCCATCGGAATTACTAAATTCAAATAATTTCAAGAAATTATTAGATCATTTCGCAACACAATATGATTATATTTTAATTGATACTCCACCTATTTTAGCTGTAACAGATGGTCTGATTATTTCTCAATATGTCGGAATGAGTATACTCGTTGCTCGTTTTGCAAAAACACAAATCAAAGAGCTTGAAATTGTCATCAATCGTTTCAAGCAAGTAGATTCTCAAGTTACTGGTATCATTCTAAATGATATTCAAAAGTCAACCTTAGGATATAATTACAGTTATACATACCATTATGAAAATCGATAATTTTTTATAATAATCATTATAACTTAGAAATAAAAACTCCCTCATCATGAGGGAGTTTTTTAATCTAATAAAAATATTAAACTTGAATGTCATTAAAGCCTAATACATCTTTCATATCATATTTACGTGCTTCACGACCAACCACCCATGCTGCTGCACGAACAGCCCCAGCAGCAAAATTCATACGATTAGTGGCTTTATGAGTAATTTCAACGCGTTCACCTTCACCAATGAACATTGCTGTGTGTTCACCGACAATATCTCCCCCACGAATAGTTTGGAAGCCTATACTTTGGCGCTCACGAGGTCCTGTATGACCTTCACGACAATAAACAGCATCTTGCTTTAAGTCACGACCTAATGTTTCTGCAATAGCCTCACCCATCATTAATGCTGTACCAGATGGAGCATCTACTTTATGACGATGGTGTGCTTCAACAATTTCAATATCAACAGTATCACCAAAAACTTTCGAAGCAAGCTCTAAAAGTTTAATTGAAACGTTTACACCCACTGAATAATTCGCTGCATACACAACTGGGGTTTCTGTTGCTGAATCATCTAAATATGCTTTTTGTTCATCATTCATACCCGTGGTACCGATGACAATTGCAACACCTGCTTCACGACATAATTTTAAATGATTTGCTGTCGCAACAGGTGCTGTAAAATCAATAACAACATCGCAATCTTGCAGAACTTGTTCTAAGCCACCAACAACTTTTACACCAATGTTTCCAATACCAGCTAATTCACCTGCATCCGCACCCACCAAACTACTTTCTGGGCGCTCAACAGCTGCTGCTAATTGATAGCCTGCTTGTTGAACTGCTTGAATAAGAATGCGTCCCATACGACCGCCTGCACCTAATACACCAATGCGTGGAGCTGCTGACATAACATGTTCCTAATGTTGATTCAAAATTGTTCTTACTATATCAAAAGTCATGGCTTTCTCTAAAAGGTTAAGAATAAATTTATTTCTTAAAATGACTTTTCTTTTTCATGAAAGCATTGATGATGCTAAACATCTATTCATCCTGTTACTCTATTCATTATTTTTTTAAATACTCTTTACAATAAAAATAGCATACACATTACTATTTTCCTCTTAAACAAAATTTGTGCTCACAATGAAATCTAAAACTCTTTATCATGGTTCTAGACACTTGGTTAAAATATTAGAGCCCAAACAAGCTAGTGGCTTTAAAACTGAAGATAATCAATTTGCAATTTATGCAATTGAAAATAAAAAAATTGCTTCATTATTTTCAATTACTTATATTGGCTATACAAAAGATGCGAGATTTGAAATTCAACAAGAATTAGAAGATTTTTACGTTCATCTCTACCATACAAGTGTTGATTGGAATCAAATTGGTTATTTATATATTCTTTCTTCTGAATACTTTAATAAAATTGATGAATATCAATGGGTCGCATACAAACCTATCATTCCACAACGTATAGAAATTATTCAGCCTAGAATGTTAGAAAAATATATTAAAGATATTGATTTTTAACAGGAAATAGTATTCATTATGAATGTAGTTTTCTCATTTTACCGGTTTTATTTGGTTCTATTGCATTAATCCTGATTGCACATTTGGTCAATAATATAAAAGCAAAACAAAAATGGCCACTGTATGGTTTAGGATTCATTCACTCGAAAAAAAAAATGATCTATAAACAAAAAACCTAGTATTTTTGTAAGCTTTAACCTACACCAAAAGAAACTATATCGACTATCTATAAACATAAATAATTCATATGATAAATACATCAAGAACAGGATGTTCTAAAACATAAATGGAATTTAAGTTCTTACTCATGGATGTGAGATATGACAGTATTGTTATATCAGGAACAGAATCTAAAAGCCCCGACAGGATGTTGGGGCTTTTTTTATAATTATGAATTCAAATCAAACTATTAAATTTCAAGGCTTAACTACTTTTTTTATAAATAAAATATTATTTATACCACAAAAAATCCATTATTTATCCTTCGCTTTATCGCATTATATTTATATCAGATACCCCCTAGCTATTAGTGATACTGCTAATAGTTTTTAGCCACATTCTTCCCAGTATGTGGCTTTTTTTTATATGATGTTCACGCTCTCTACTAATATTTTTAGTCTAATTTCAATAAAAAAAGGATGCAAATGCATCCTTTTTTTATTCATGATAGCTTAGTCAAATAAACGATCAAAGAATGATTTTTTCTTTGGTGATGATTTATTATCATCACCATCCATTGTCGCTTGTAATTCTTGCAACAATTCACGCTGACGAGCAGTTAAGTTAACAGGTGTTTCAATCACAACTCTGCAAAGTAAATCACCAGTCATACTCGTACGTACGGGTTTTACACCTTTACCACGTAAACGGAAGAGTTTACCTGTTTGAGTACCTTCTGGAATTTTCAAACTTACACGACCATCTAGTGTTGGAATTTGAATTTCTTTACCTAAAGCAGCATCAGCAATACTTACAGGCACATCCATATACAAATCGGCACCATCACGTTGGAAAATTTCATGCTCACGCACAACAACTTCAACGTATAAGTCACCAGATTGTCCATCACGAATTGCTTCGCCTTTGCCTGCTAAACGAACACGGTCACCATTATCTACACCTGCCGGAATAGTAACTTCGAGTGTCTGTTGACGATCTGTAACACCTGAACCATGACATGAATTACATGGGTTTTTAATAATCGTACCTTGTCCACGGCAAGTACTACACGTTTGTTGAACAGAGAAGAATCCCTGTTGCATACGTACTTGACCAGCGCCATGACAAGTTTTACATGTTTCTACATCATTTGGGTTCTTAGAACCTTTACCATTACATGGTTCACATGGAGCTGGTGCTGTGAATGTAATTGTTTTTTTAATGCCCTTCACTGCTTCTTCAAGCGTGAGTTCCATTACGTACCGTAAATCTGAACCACGGCGTGCACGCTGTTGACCTCCTCGGCCTCCACCACCAAATGCACCACCGAAAATATCACCAAATTGGCTAAAAATATCTTCCGCACTGAAGCCGCCAAAGCCGCCTCCACCGCCCATACCACCTTCAAATGCTTGATGTCCCATGCGATCATACATGCTACGTTTTTCAGCATCAGAAAGAACTTCATATGCTTCAGAAGCTTCTTTAAACTTATCTTCAGCTTCAGCATTATCTGGATTACGGTCTGGATGATATTTCATCGCCAACTTACGGTAGGCTTTTTTAATTTCATCATCACTAGCGGTTTTAGATACGCCCAAAACCTCATAATAATCACGTTTAGCCATGTCTGGCGATGCTCCTCACGGATAATTCATTTAATTTCACAATGTGGTCTGTAATGGGGGTCAAACTTGGTTTTACAAGAGCCAAAATATAAAAAAATTAATGTAACTAAAAAACAGCTTTATTTTTTATATATTTAGAAATGCCTTTAATCCATGTATTCAATAAATATAAAAATGCAATCAGGACAAAAACAACACCTATTACAGTGCATGCTGTTACCCATAAATATGTATCCCAATAATAAAAATAAAGTGGAATAAACCATATAGAAGCAAACATCATCAAAATAAAATAAATAAGGGAATTACGCATTACCCATAATGCTTGTGCATGTAACCACACTTCGGCATCATCAATTACTGTTACTTTTCTAGCAAATAAATAAGCTAATAAACTTGTAACAACCGTAAATAAAGCGAAAAACATGCAGATATACGCGATCGTTACCGAGCGACGATATTTTGCTAAATTGTCTTTTGCCATTCTTAACCAACCCCAACATCACCACATTTTTATTTTGTATTATGCGGCATTTTAAATTTTAGAACCGTATTTGAAATACAGGGGATACTATATTGAAAATTTCAATATTTCGCACCATATAATGACAGAATATTTAAATAAT
It contains:
- the dapB gene encoding 4-hydroxy-tetrahydrodipicolinate reductase, with amino-acid sequence MSAAPRIGVLGAGGRMGRILIQAVQQAGYQLAAAVERPESSLVGADAGELAGIGNIGVKVVGGLEQVLQDCDVVIDFTAPVATANHLKLCREAGVAIVIGTTGMNDEQKAYLDDSATETPVVYAANYSVGVNVSIKLLELASKVFGDTVDIEIVEAHHRHKVDAPSGTALMMGEAIAETLGRDLKQDAVYCREGHTGPRERQSIGFQTIRGGDIVGEHTAMFIGEGERVEITHKATNRMNFAAGAVRAAAWVVGREARKYDMKDVLGFNDIQV
- the dnaJ gene encoding molecular chaperone DnaJ — translated: MAKRDYYEVLGVSKTASDDEIKKAYRKLAMKYHPDRNPDNAEAEDKFKEASEAYEVLSDAEKRSMYDRMGHQAFEGGMGGGGGFGGFSAEDIFSQFGDIFGGAFGGGGRGGQQRARRGSDLRYVMELTLEEAVKGIKKTITFTAPAPCEPCNGKGSKNPNDVETCKTCHGAGQVRMQQGFFSVQQTCSTCRGQGTIIKNPCNSCHGSGVTDRQQTLEVTIPAGVDNGDRVRLAGKGEAIRDGQSGDLYVEVVVREHEIFQRDGADLYMDVPVSIADAALGKEIQIPTLDGRVSLKIPEGTQTGKLFRLRGKGVKPVRTSMTGDLLCRVVIETPVNLTARQRELLQELQATMDGDDNKSSPKKKSFFDRLFD
- a CDS encoding oligosaccharide flippase family protein, producing MSIRKLAEKYKSIGLISSSLLVGAIITFIALPFLTRLYSVQDFGEYGVVLAVVSVLSTIANLRLDQALLVADDKHQKGLMFESSVFSLIFCIIFASILSFFFDAQMVLAICAGIFFNTLIQGLYNYKFSHEAEFFCAGLNILRSLVVVLIQLILPLMMSVTLVVSYSISSLFLIFILLIYILKQHLYQFSWYGVKNYKDFIFSNTPHALLNSFSHNLPYYIVSHFIGYQAVGFYSIVERTLRVPINLMSQTIRQFFIRKFKNQDSAYEAFKSSVILSLVSLPFFALFFIVPESLYLFIFGQEWIGISLYFKILALGYWAIFCNPPSSAFLIAKRKSSILFNLQIIELIVKILLFILAYQYIDHKIYMLLAIPISLIFYNFSILYMVWRSQK
- a CDS encoding polysaccharide biosynthesis/export family protein, with translation MGIIVKIRRYLACLVLSNTLTACAITSGLQTSDLKHDGLFKTELGTEVNIIKITQDSILKLEPSEVNLHHKYAHLFDIDHTIYDLNPGDILSIYLWAYPEITPPTNVVSTEQAIQASGYQIDQNGYIHFPIVGRYKAAGKSLTQVSYELQQKLAQYLKTPDVIVRVLSYQGKRFSVQGNVQKSGQYALTDQPISLYTALGMAGGVNNQYGANTSINLIRNRHVYTLNNIQLENVGLSLNRLLIQPNDTIYVNSKDNQKIYIMGEAGRNQALSLRDQGMSLSDVIGESLGLNAMSANRSKVYVVRNNQNENLTEVYHLDLSSIADFGLANKFTMQSNDIVYIDVAGLARWQRVINQMLPFSNIIYNVDRLGQ
- a CDS encoding NAD-dependent epimerase/dehydratase family protein, encoding MNQYEVVYGQLKQAPKTWLITGVAGFIGSNLLETLLKLDQKVIGLDNFATGHQHNLDEVKALVSPQQWENFIFHEGDIRKFDDCTKSCTGVDYVLHQAALGSVPRSIADPITTNETNISGFLNMLTAARDAHVKSFTYAASSSTYGDHPALPKLEENIGNPLSPYAVTKYVNELYADVFARCYGFKSIGLRYFNVFGQRQDPNGAYAAVIPKWTASMIAGEDVFINGDGETSRDFCFIDNTVQANILAATTVNEDAKNQVYNVAVGDRTTLNDLFNAIQTALAKNDVNYPKKVIYREFRAGDVRHSQASIGKIQTLLGYAPQYRIDAGIELAMQWYVKNLT
- the tviB gene encoding Vi polysaccharide biosynthesis UDP-N-acetylglucosamine C-6 dehydrogenase TviB, with the protein product MSQLSELRIAIIGLGYVGLPLAVEFGKKVPVVGFDIHQKRIDELKSGQDHTLEVSPEELAQATQLSYSSNLEELKGCNFFIVTVPTPIDEFKQPDLTPLVKASQTIGQVLNQGDIVVYESTVYPGATEEVCIPVLENVSGLKFNQDFYAGYSPERINPGDKLHRVNNILKITSGSTPEIAEYIDQVYNLIIEAGTHKAESIKVAEAAKVIENTQRDVNIALINELALIFNKMGIDTEAVLKAAGTKWNFLPFRPGLVGGHCIGVDPYYLTYKAQAIGYHPEIILAGRRLNDAMGAYVVTQLVKSMVKKRIQVEGAKVLVLGLSFKENCPDIRNTKIIDIVKELQEYHIDVDIYDPWVDANEAEHEYGIRMTDNLESGLYDAVILAVAHEQFVALGAEKIRALGKENHVLYDLKYVLDQTESDIRL
- a CDS encoding low molecular weight protein-tyrosine-phosphatase; its protein translation is MQFAHILIVCQGNICRSPMAEYFLKKIRPDLQIVSAGIMGLIEHGADDKAMISMQQEDIDLQNHKSQKLNLALIKNADLILVMSTDQKQYIEKTWPFAKGKVFRLGHWRDIDIVDPYQQNQAVFNETCRLIKYCVDDWKNAI
- a CDS encoding polysaccharide biosynthesis tyrosine autokinase, which produces MNTKQNIEDHIDLKELFFSIIAHWLLILICIVLSLFIALMYLRVTPNIYSVNALVQVEEKKGTSAALLGDLSNIVDQKQPAQTEIEILKSRLVLGDVIRHLNLDIAITGDKTSLLDRLIHKNQYITEYHAQSIIFNDDKKSFRIQKFIIPEKYLDHPLEIHFKDNVFSLYDTETETKLIQLPLNQDHITRTVDGEWHLSIYTSDHHNSSYFITKKSFPRAINDILGHFSVAEKGKLTGILNLQYRGENREHITKVLNSILSAYNKQNIDRRTAETAQTLKFLDEKLPILLNELMVAERQFNEFREKNNTIDITKESELYLTQSMQLDTQRAKLLQQVAEASSKYTDAHPVMQQMNAQLTALNQKIAELDGVLKKLPDLQHQYLQLFREVEVKQQLYTSLLNSSQQLAIAKAGEIGNVRIIDTAIDPITPIKPSKLTIIVLSIFIGGFIGIMIAILRNFLRNGIKDAQQIENTFDIPVYATVPRSKTQLNWVKLRKHKKNQVIPILAVQNSTDIAIESLRSMRTALHVASKTAKNNIIMITGPAPEVGKSFTSTNLAVILAQGKKRVLIIDADMRRGNLDQYFNMINQPGLAEYLNNQLELGCVTRKTNIENLDLITRGKSPHNPSELLNSNNFKKLLDHFATQYDYILIDTPPILAVTDGLIISQYVGMSILVARFAKTQIKELEIVINRFKQVDSQVTGIILNDIQKSTLGYNYSYTYHYENR